From one Candidatus Sulfotelmatobacter sp. genomic stretch:
- a CDS encoding DUF962 domain-containing protein → MDDAFWLRYLRAHADPRTRSLHCTGTLLATGVAATALARRNPWLFGAALLCGYGPAWYSHAFIERNKPETFSAPLRSLAGDYRMCFGMLTGTLEPELRRAGVTTAAPQAG, encoded by the coding sequence ATGGACGACGCCTTCTGGCTCCGCTACCTGCGGGCGCACGCCGACCCACGCACCCGTTCTCTGCACTGCACCGGGACGCTGCTGGCGACCGGCGTCGCCGCCACCGCGCTCGCGCGCCGCAACCCGTGGCTCTTCGGCGCCGCGCTGCTTTGCGGATACGGTCCGGCCTGGTACTCGCACGCGTTCATCGAGCGCAACAAGCCCGAGACGTTCAGCGCTCCGCTCCGCTCGCTGGCCGGCGACTACCGGATGTGCTTCGGGATGCTGACCGGCACGCTCGAACCCGAGCTCCGCCGCGCCGGCGTGACCACGGCGGCGCCGCAAGCGGGCTGA
- the dnaJ gene encoding molecular chaperone DnaJ produces the protein MPADYYDVLGVARDADETAIKRAYRQLARKYHPDVAEDKAAAENHFKEINEAYEVLSDARKRSNYDRFGHAGVNGEGGGGFGGFGTEGFGDIFDMFFGAARGGAQQARRNGPARGSDLRYDVEITLEEAYAGTTREITFRHLATCGTCRGTGAEPNTLVVPCDRCSGSGIQRQVRQTPLGQFVTQTTCTKCGGDGQIVQTPCTTCRGRGRVEQEKTLQVRIPAGVDDGSRIRISGSGEAGMRGGPDGDLYVYLSVARHALFRRDGLDVLLDVPIAFPQAALGGELTVPSLEGEQVLNLNPGTQTGSTYRLRGRGMPSVRGGAKGDQLVTVHVVVPTKLGKRERELLEEYARAGGDQIEEKSFFDRVKDAFRAE, from the coding sequence GTGCCGGCCGATTATTACGACGTGCTCGGCGTCGCCCGCGACGCCGACGAGACCGCGATCAAGCGCGCATACCGCCAGCTGGCGCGCAAGTACCATCCCGACGTGGCCGAGGACAAGGCCGCCGCGGAGAACCACTTCAAGGAGATCAACGAAGCCTACGAAGTGCTCTCCGACGCGCGCAAGCGGTCGAACTACGACCGTTTCGGCCACGCCGGCGTCAACGGCGAAGGCGGCGGCGGCTTCGGTGGCTTCGGGACCGAAGGCTTCGGCGACATCTTCGACATGTTCTTCGGTGCCGCGCGCGGCGGCGCGCAGCAAGCGCGGCGCAACGGTCCGGCGCGCGGCAGCGACCTGCGCTACGACGTCGAGATCACGCTCGAGGAAGCCTACGCGGGGACGACGCGCGAGATCACCTTCCGGCACTTGGCGACCTGCGGCACGTGCCGCGGCACCGGCGCCGAGCCGAACACGCTGGTCGTGCCCTGCGACCGTTGCAGCGGCAGCGGGATCCAGCGTCAGGTGCGACAGACGCCGCTGGGCCAGTTCGTCACCCAGACGACCTGCACCAAGTGCGGCGGCGACGGCCAGATCGTCCAGACGCCGTGCACCACGTGCCGCGGTCGCGGTCGCGTCGAGCAGGAGAAGACGCTGCAGGTCCGCATCCCGGCCGGCGTCGACGACGGCTCGCGCATCCGCATCAGCGGCAGCGGCGAGGCCGGCATGCGCGGCGGTCCGGACGGCGACCTATACGTCTACCTGAGCGTCGCGCGCCACGCGCTGTTCCGCCGCGACGGGCTCGACGTGCTGCTCGACGTGCCGATCGCGTTTCCGCAAGCCGCGCTCGGCGGCGAGCTGACGGTGCCCTCACTCGAAGGCGAGCAGGTGCTGAATCTCAACCCCGGCACGCAGACCGGCTCGACGTACCGCTTGCGCGGGCGCGGGATGCCCAGCGTGCGCGGCGGCGCGAAGGGCGACCAGCTCGTCACCGTACACGTCGTCGTGCCGACGAAGCTCGGTAAGCGCGAGCGCGAGCTGCTCGAAGAGTACGCGCGCGCGGGCGGCGATCAGATCGAGGAGAAGTCGTTCTTCGACCGCGTCAAAGACGCGTTCCGCGCCGAGTAG
- a CDS encoding helicase C-terminal domain-containing protein has product MKLVDAAFAPGGPIAHALPGFEPREGQVRMARLIERGFLENVHTIVEAGTGVGKSLAYLVPALRAGARVVVSTGTIALQEQLVRKDIPLVTKALGIDARVVLLKGRNHYLCRAKFAKESGARLVAPSLALERLWAWAERTETGDRAELDFTPRADDWETLDADADDCVGEYCDRFSDCFFFRQRDAARFADVVVVNHALFFLDLAAGGSLLPAYDFAVLDEAHQAERYATAALTATLSPISVQRMMRKLHRTYAVPGAYDAELDEGMRRLQQTLARVPGDRYPVAANEGVPDVLPVLRESFYRLENWLHAHWQDALRRPTDNEAEAERRRDLALRAVSAHVATCDRIEGAAMQAASGAVAADEIDAVAWVERGEGEGRYELNAAPFSVAEFLRATLFARTRSVVLTSATISTGGSFDFLRASLGIEQAQELVAPSPFDYARQARLYVAPPRLNPKAADFAQRAAPLIEEILDRSGGRAFVLFTSYARLREVYGLLRERLAFPAKVQGELPRGALLDWFRTTPNAVLFATGTFWEGIDVVGDALSCVVIDRLPFPSPAEPLVAARIAALEARGLSGFEHYMIPSAIVRLKQGFGRLIRSTTDRGVVALLDGRAASMRYGATIVAALPPATRIDDLAQLNALFDEV; this is encoded by the coding sequence GTGAAGCTGGTCGACGCGGCGTTCGCCCCCGGGGGGCCGATCGCGCACGCGTTACCGGGCTTCGAGCCGCGCGAGGGCCAAGTGCGCATGGCGCGGCTGATCGAGCGCGGCTTTCTCGAGAACGTGCACACGATCGTCGAAGCCGGCACCGGGGTCGGCAAATCGCTGGCCTATCTCGTCCCCGCGCTGCGCGCGGGCGCGCGCGTCGTCGTCTCGACCGGCACGATCGCGCTGCAAGAGCAGTTGGTCCGCAAGGATATCCCGCTGGTCACCAAGGCGTTGGGCATCGACGCCCGCGTCGTGTTGCTCAAAGGGCGCAATCACTACTTGTGCCGGGCCAAGTTCGCCAAGGAGAGCGGTGCGCGATTGGTCGCGCCCTCGCTCGCGCTCGAGCGCCTATGGGCCTGGGCCGAGCGCACCGAGACCGGCGACCGGGCCGAGCTGGACTTCACGCCGCGCGCGGACGACTGGGAGACGCTCGACGCCGACGCCGACGACTGCGTGGGCGAGTACTGCGATCGCTTCAGCGATTGCTTTTTCTTCCGCCAGCGCGACGCGGCGCGCTTTGCCGACGTGGTCGTCGTCAACCACGCGCTGTTTTTCCTCGACCTGGCCGCCGGCGGCAGCTTGTTGCCCGCCTACGACTTCGCCGTCCTCGACGAGGCGCACCAGGCGGAGCGTTACGCGACCGCCGCGCTGACCGCGACGCTCTCGCCCATCTCGGTGCAGCGCATGATGCGCAAGCTGCACCGCACCTACGCGGTGCCCGGCGCGTACGACGCCGAGCTCGACGAAGGGATGCGGCGCTTGCAGCAGACGCTGGCGCGCGTTCCGGGCGACCGCTATCCGGTTGCCGCCAACGAGGGTGTCCCCGACGTGCTGCCGGTGCTGCGCGAGTCGTTCTACCGGCTGGAGAACTGGCTGCACGCACACTGGCAGGATGCGCTGCGCCGGCCGACCGACAACGAGGCCGAAGCCGAACGGCGCCGCGATTTGGCGCTGCGCGCCGTCTCGGCGCACGTCGCGACCTGCGACCGCATCGAGGGCGCGGCGATGCAAGCGGCCAGCGGCGCCGTCGCGGCCGACGAGATCGATGCGGTCGCGTGGGTCGAGCGCGGCGAAGGCGAGGGGCGCTACGAGCTCAACGCCGCGCCGTTCTCGGTCGCCGAGTTCCTGCGCGCGACGCTGTTCGCGCGTACGCGCAGCGTCGTGCTGACCAGCGCGACGATCTCGACCGGCGGCTCGTTCGACTTCCTGCGCGCGTCGCTGGGGATCGAGCAGGCGCAGGAGCTGGTGGCGCCTTCACCGTTCGACTACGCGCGCCAAGCGCGACTGTACGTCGCGCCACCGCGGCTCAACCCGAAAGCGGCCGACTTCGCTCAGCGCGCGGCGCCGTTGATCGAAGAGATCCTCGATCGCAGCGGCGGACGCGCGTTCGTGCTGTTCACCTCGTACGCGCGCTTGCGCGAGGTCTACGGGCTGCTGCGCGAGCGGCTCGCGTTCCCCGCCAAAGTGCAGGGTGAGCTGCCGCGCGGCGCGCTGCTCGACTGGTTTCGCACCACACCGAACGCGGTGCTGTTCGCCACCGGTACGTTCTGGGAGGGAATCGACGTCGTCGGCGACGCGCTCTCGTGCGTGGTCATCGACCGGCTGCCGTTTCCTTCACCCGCCGAGCCGCTGGTCGCGGCGCGCATCGCGGCGCTCGAGGCGCGCGGGCTGTCGGGCTTCGAGCACTACATGATCCCCAGCGCGATCGTGCGGCTCAAGCAGGGCTTTGGCCGGCTCATCCGGTCGACGACCGACCGGGGCGTCGTCGCGCTCCTCGACGGACGCGCCGCGTCGATGCGCTACGGCGCGACGATCGTCGCCGCGTTGCCGCCGGCGACGCGCATCGACGACCTCGCTCAATTGAACGCTCTCTTCGACGAGGTGTGA
- a CDS encoding RsmE family RNA methyltransferase: protein MRDRFFVEGVHAVGDRVRFAADDERKLTAVLRKRTGDRVQVVDSGGAAYAATLAVDGRVVHGTLDAALERAGVETALQVTIAQAVPKGQKMDLVVEKATELGAYAIVPVRSARVIGHATSPAKVERWRRIARSAAQQSGRVRVPDLGDVLDWDALLASFERYDRVYLPWELTDPAPLREVFERELPGARSVLIVIGPEGGFAADEVVRAQAAGARAISLGARILRTETAALAVLAAALYATGEL from the coding sequence ATGCGTGACCGGTTCTTCGTCGAAGGCGTCCACGCGGTCGGCGACCGGGTGCGGTTCGCCGCCGACGACGAGCGCAAGCTGACGGCGGTGCTGCGCAAGCGCACCGGCGACCGCGTGCAGGTCGTCGATTCAGGCGGTGCCGCGTACGCGGCCACGCTGGCCGTCGACGGCCGGGTCGTGCACGGGACGCTCGACGCCGCGCTCGAGCGCGCCGGGGTCGAGACCGCGCTGCAGGTCACCATCGCGCAGGCGGTCCCCAAGGGCCAGAAGATGGACCTGGTCGTCGAGAAGGCGACCGAGCTGGGCGCCTACGCGATCGTGCCGGTGCGCAGCGCGCGCGTGATCGGCCACGCGACGAGTCCTGCCAAGGTCGAGCGCTGGCGGCGCATCGCACGCAGTGCGGCGCAGCAGTCGGGCCGCGTGCGCGTTCCCGACCTCGGCGACGTACTCGACTGGGACGCGCTGCTGGCGAGCTTCGAGCGCTACGATCGCGTCTATCTGCCGTGGGAGCTGACCGATCCGGCCCCGCTGCGCGAGGTGTTCGAGCGCGAGCTGCCCGGCGCGCGCAGCGTGCTGATCGTCATCGGTCCCGAAGGCGGCTTTGCCGCCGACGAGGTCGTGCGCGCGCAGGCCGCCGGCGCCCGCGCGATCTCGCTGGGCGCGCGGATTCTGCGCACCGAAACGGCGGCATTGGCCGTCCTGGCGGCCGCGCTCTACGCGACCGGCGAGCTGTGA
- a CDS encoding phospholipase D-like domain-containing protein produces the protein MTTCFQTTWRITEQLVLWTVGFITWLVQQCANVSTQVLQSVQQWQNQCITSSQQSCSSWGWFSFICNWVTSVVCTLVSVIVQILVLVVTLVCVILSVLAAVLIAVLVLIVIVLAWLVCIFVPCPSQMESATPPDGGWMVTLGGSTPPHVSQGNEVTVLPDGQLACESMVAAIAAATTRIHLLELDFDPAFIATFTGQDDAVNACMPGTTLMAALLAANARGVAVRILLNKNAFSDTTSSVTSFLQRHQPNTIEVAGLHVFPEMMHAKALIVDTATAFTLGLPLDQGYWDTQLHPVFDPCKPSRRGSGAGGDVPVLGNVGNGVGNKPVHTVSLQLVGAGAADVDATFIALWNSVSSDQVAAPTPVAGSGRQTIQIVRTAPPLPAAGLPSGETGVLEAYLRAINNAQRFIYIEEQYFNSPVVGNALVAALRARPALQLIVLLNENPDMPTYKFWQNALLSTLQAVPGAQIGTFSLWRTGAASNGMTEIMQCYLEAKVSVVDDLWGTVGSANLDGASTGHMFEFLPAPAFCFSAAKSWRNVELNAVLYDGIAGAPATGNVAALRQSLWQEHLGSGLDLTTAPAGGWLGLWNSVANANVASLNATQTMGAGPSMILPYAGALEASSQLSAIGIDANLFVVAPAVPT, from the coding sequence ATGACGACGTGCTTTCAAACCACCTGGCGCATCACCGAGCAGCTCGTGCTGTGGACGGTCGGGTTCATCACGTGGCTGGTGCAACAGTGCGCGAACGTCTCGACGCAGGTCTTGCAGTCGGTTCAGCAGTGGCAGAACCAGTGCATCACCTCGAGCCAGCAGTCGTGCAGTTCCTGGGGCTGGTTCAGCTTCATCTGCAACTGGGTGACGAGCGTGGTCTGCACGCTGGTCTCGGTGATCGTCCAGATCCTCGTGCTGGTCGTGACGCTGGTGTGCGTCATCCTCAGCGTCCTCGCCGCGGTGCTGATCGCCGTGCTCGTGCTGATCGTCATCGTGCTGGCGTGGCTGGTCTGCATCTTCGTGCCGTGCCCATCGCAGATGGAGAGCGCGACGCCGCCCGACGGCGGTTGGATGGTCACGCTCGGCGGCAGCACCCCGCCGCACGTCTCGCAGGGCAACGAGGTCACGGTGCTGCCCGACGGTCAGCTCGCCTGCGAAAGCATGGTCGCCGCAATCGCCGCGGCCACCACGCGCATCCACCTGTTGGAGCTGGACTTCGATCCGGCGTTCATCGCGACGTTCACCGGCCAGGACGACGCGGTCAACGCCTGCATGCCGGGCACGACGCTGATGGCCGCGTTGCTGGCGGCAAACGCGCGCGGCGTCGCCGTTCGCATCCTGCTCAACAAGAACGCGTTCAGCGACACGACCTCGAGCGTGACGAGCTTCCTGCAGCGTCACCAGCCGAACACGATCGAAGTCGCGGGCCTGCACGTCTTTCCCGAGATGATGCACGCGAAGGCCCTGATCGTCGACACGGCGACGGCGTTCACGCTGGGACTGCCGCTGGACCAGGGCTACTGGGACACGCAGCTCCATCCCGTCTTCGACCCGTGCAAGCCGAGTCGGCGCGGCTCGGGAGCCGGCGGGGACGTCCCGGTCCTGGGCAACGTCGGGAACGGCGTCGGCAACAAGCCGGTCCACACGGTCTCGCTGCAGCTCGTCGGAGCCGGCGCGGCCGACGTCGACGCGACCTTCATCGCGCTGTGGAACTCCGTGAGTTCCGACCAGGTCGCCGCGCCGACGCCGGTCGCCGGCAGCGGACGACAAACGATTCAGATCGTCCGCACGGCGCCTCCGCTGCCGGCGGCCGGTCTCCCCAGCGGAGAGACGGGCGTCCTCGAAGCCTACCTGCGGGCGATCAACAACGCACAGCGCTTCATCTACATCGAGGAGCAGTACTTCAACTCGCCGGTCGTCGGCAACGCGCTCGTCGCCGCATTGCGCGCGCGGCCGGCGCTCCAGCTGATCGTGCTGCTCAACGAGAACCCCGATATGCCCACCTACAAGTTCTGGCAGAACGCGTTGCTGAGCACGCTGCAGGCGGTCCCGGGCGCGCAGATCGGCACGTTCAGCCTCTGGCGCACCGGCGCGGCTTCCAACGGGATGACCGAGATCATGCAGTGCTATCTGGAGGCGAAGGTCTCGGTCGTCGACGACCTCTGGGGCACCGTCGGCTCGGCGAATCTCGACGGCGCCTCGACCGGCCACATGTTCGAGTTCCTACCGGCGCCCGCGTTCTGCTTCAGCGCCGCGAAGAGCTGGCGCAACGTCGAGCTCAACGCGGTGCTGTACGACGGCATCGCCGGCGCGCCGGCCACCGGCAACGTCGCGGCCCTGCGGCAAAGCCTCTGGCAAGAGCATCTCGGTTCGGGCCTCGACCTCACGACCGCGCCCGCCGGCGGTTGGCTGGGCCTGTGGAACAGCGTCGCCAACGCCAACGTCGCTTCGTTGAACGCGACGCAAACGATGGGCGCGGGCCCCTCGATGATCCTGCCGTACGCCGGCGCGCTCGAAGCGTCGAGCCAGCTCTCGGCGATCGGCATCGACGCCAACCTCTTCGTCGTCGCGCCGGCCGTGCCGACGTAG
- a CDS encoding zinc-binding dehydrogenase: MTGLELRSKITSAGELQLWLEEVAVPEPGPDQVVLRVEAAPINPSDLGLLLGPADLATLRAGGTPERPTITASVPHARLALVEGRLDQAMPVGNEGAGVVVTAGGNAQTLLGRTLAARAGGMYAQYRLVNTADTIPLPEGTRARDGASAFVNPLTALGMLETMRREGHRALVHTAAASNLGQMLVRLCRADDVPLVNIVRSKHQETLLRELGATHVVDSSSPTFVDDLTDAVAETGATLAFDAIGGGTLASTILTCMERVAGRRETVYSRYGSTVHKQVYLYGSLDVGPTVLNRNYGMAWGVGGWLVFSYLGKLGAETFQRLRDRVAAELTTTFASRYTDEISLTQALDPAVIAAYSKRATGEKYLVTPTKGA, translated from the coding sequence ATGACGGGACTCGAACTCCGCTCCAAGATCACCTCCGCCGGCGAGCTGCAGCTGTGGCTCGAAGAGGTCGCGGTGCCGGAGCCGGGGCCCGACCAGGTCGTGCTGCGCGTCGAAGCCGCACCGATCAACCCGTCCGACCTCGGCTTGCTGCTCGGGCCCGCCGATCTCGCGACGCTGCGCGCCGGCGGCACGCCGGAGCGGCCGACGATCACCGCGTCGGTACCGCACGCGCGGCTGGCGTTGGTCGAAGGGCGGCTCGATCAAGCGATGCCGGTCGGCAACGAAGGCGCGGGCGTCGTCGTCACGGCCGGCGGCAACGCGCAGACGCTGCTCGGCCGCACGCTGGCGGCGCGCGCCGGCGGGATGTACGCGCAGTACCGTCTGGTCAACACCGCCGACACGATCCCGCTGCCGGAGGGAACGCGCGCGCGCGACGGCGCCTCGGCGTTCGTCAACCCGCTGACCGCGCTCGGCATGCTCGAGACGATGCGCCGCGAAGGACATCGCGCGCTCGTTCACACCGCGGCGGCATCGAACCTGGGCCAGATGTTGGTGCGCCTGTGCCGCGCCGACGACGTGCCGCTCGTCAACATCGTGCGCAGCAAGCACCAAGAGACGCTGCTGCGCGAGCTGGGTGCCACGCACGTCGTCGACAGCAGCAGCCCGACCTTCGTCGACGATCTGACCGACGCGGTGGCGGAGACGGGCGCGACGCTCGCGTTCGACGCCATCGGCGGGGGCACGCTGGCCTCGACGATCCTGACCTGCATGGAGCGCGTCGCCGGCCGCCGCGAAACCGTCTACAGCCGGTACGGCTCGACTGTGCACAAGCAGGTCTATCTCTACGGCTCGCTCGACGTCGGCCCGACGGTGCTCAACCGGAACTACGGCATGGCTTGGGGCGTCGGCGGCTGGCTGGTGTTCTCGTATCTCGGCAAGCTCGGCGCGGAAACGTTCCAGCGCTTGCGCGACCGCGTCGCCGCCGAGCTGACGACGACCTTCGCCAGCCGCTACACCGACGAGATCTCGCTCACGCAAGCGCTCGATCCCGCCGTCATCGCCGCCTACTCCAAACGCGCCACCGGCGAGAAGTACTTGGTCACGCCCACCAAGGGCGCGTAG
- the hrcA gene encoding heat-inducible transcriptional repressor HrcA, with the protein MNDKHDLDKRKSFILATVVYEYINTAEPVGSVTLTQKYNLGVSSATIRNEMAELEAGGYLVQPHTSAGRVPSDAGYRTYVDRLMQPEALTKDDTRRIRDEFREASRELSDVIEQTTRLLSGLSGNLAIAIAPSRDSHAFKHVQLLWLSARTSMVVVVTSAGVAAQRAFEWGTDVNADELTRLSNALNSRLGGKVMEDITTADLTRVCEELGVASEIADAVRASFSEARRTGEPELAAAGAQNLLDQPEFHDLRKLRAILRIVEEQRTLYDLIADELAAEPRDQQPHARIGAEIGADELAECSVVTVPYRFGDRGVGLLAILGPRRMPYGRLFALASGTARSLGDHLNALEIR; encoded by the coding sequence GTGAACGATAAGCACGATCTGGACAAGCGAAAGTCTTTCATCCTGGCGACCGTGGTGTACGAGTACATCAACACGGCGGAGCCGGTCGGGTCCGTCACGCTTACACAGAAGTACAACCTGGGCGTCTCGTCGGCGACCATTCGCAACGAGATGGCGGAGTTGGAAGCGGGCGGCTACCTGGTGCAGCCCCATACCTCGGCCGGTCGGGTTCCCTCGGATGCCGGGTACCGGACCTACGTGGACCGGCTCATGCAGCCCGAGGCCCTGACCAAGGACGACACCCGGCGCATCCGTGACGAGTTCCGCGAAGCCTCGCGTGAGCTCTCGGACGTCATCGAGCAGACCACGCGTCTGCTTTCCGGCCTGTCGGGAAACCTGGCGATCGCCATCGCGCCCTCCCGCGACTCGCACGCGTTCAAGCACGTGCAGCTGCTGTGGCTCTCCGCGCGCACGAGCATGGTCGTCGTGGTCACCTCGGCCGGCGTCGCGGCGCAGCGCGCCTTCGAGTGGGGCACCGACGTCAACGCCGACGAGCTGACGCGGCTCTCGAACGCGCTCAACTCGCGGCTGGGCGGCAAGGTGATGGAAGACATCACCACGGCCGACCTCACGCGCGTGTGCGAGGAGCTGGGCGTGGCGAGCGAGATCGCCGACGCGGTGCGGGCGTCGTTCAGCGAAGCGCGCCGCACCGGTGAGCCCGAGCTGGCAGCGGCCGGCGCGCAGAACCTGCTCGATCAGCCGGAGTTCCACGACTTGCGCAAGCTGCGCGCGATCCTGCGCATCGTCGAGGAGCAGCGTACGCTCTACGATCTGATCGCCGACGAGCTGGCCGCCGAACCGCGCGACCAGCAGCCGCACGCGCGCATCGGTGCCGAGATCGGCGCCGACGAGCTGGCGGAGTGCAGCGTGGTGACCGTCCCCTATCGCTTCGGCGACCGCGGCGTCGGTCTGCTCGCCATCCTGGGACCCCGCCGCATGCCGTACGGACGACTCTTCGCTCTCGCGTCCGGAACGGCGCGCTCGCTGGGCGACCACTTGAACGCGCTCGAGATTCGCTGA
- the acs gene encoding acetate--CoA ligase: protein MQQTSDQIESLFTEARRFPPPPAFAAQANAKPGVYEDAERDYLAWWKSWADRLEWMTPPTKTLEWNEPFARWFADGTLNASVNALDRHVRAGKAAKIAYYYEGEPGDRWTVTYGELLDKVCQFANALRALGVKKGDRVAIYMPMIVELPVAMLACARIGAAHSVIFGGFSPDAIVDRVNDSQCVALITADQGWRRGNKVPLKQNVDEAIVKGMPSLKHVVVAKRVGDPVEMIAGRDVWWDDAVRDQPATCEPEPMNAEDLLYLLYTSGTTAKPKGIKHTTAGYLTGVTATHKLVFDLKEDTDVYWCAADIGWVTGHSYIVYGPLCNGATSVIYEGTPDYPERDRLWEIVERYKVSILYTAPTAIRTFMKWGTEFPAKHDMRSLRVLGSVGEPINPEAWIWYYEHIGGGRCPVVDTWWQTETGAIMITPLPGITTLKPGSATKPFPGVQADIVDEKGNSVPLGGGGYIVLRRPWPSMLRGIYGDDDRYVQTYWSKFPHMYLAGDGCKRDEDGDYWFMGRIDDVMNVSGHRISTTEVESALVDHPAVAEAAVTGKNDEITGQAICAFVTLKSHASGSTELADALRDHVAEKLGKFCRPKYLTFTQELPKTRSGKIMRRLLRDISEGRMLGDTTTLADSSVVAELQKRAKESPTED from the coding sequence GTGCAGCAGACCAGCGATCAAATCGAGTCGCTCTTCACGGAGGCGCGCCGCTTCCCGCCGCCCCCCGCTTTCGCCGCCCAGGCCAACGCCAAGCCCGGCGTCTACGAGGACGCCGAGCGCGACTATCTGGCCTGGTGGAAATCGTGGGCCGACCGGCTCGAGTGGATGACCCCGCCGACCAAGACGCTCGAATGGAACGAGCCGTTCGCGCGCTGGTTCGCCGACGGGACGCTCAACGCGTCGGTCAACGCGCTCGACCGCCACGTGCGCGCCGGCAAAGCCGCCAAGATCGCCTACTACTACGAAGGCGAGCCCGGCGACCGCTGGACGGTGACCTACGGCGAGCTGCTCGACAAGGTCTGTCAGTTCGCGAACGCCCTGCGCGCGCTCGGCGTCAAGAAGGGCGACCGGGTCGCGATCTACATGCCGATGATCGTCGAGCTGCCGGTCGCGATGCTGGCCTGCGCGCGCATCGGCGCCGCGCACTCGGTCATCTTCGGCGGCTTCTCGCCGGACGCGATCGTCGATCGCGTGAACGACTCGCAGTGCGTCGCGCTGATCACCGCCGACCAGGGCTGGCGCCGCGGCAACAAGGTGCCGCTCAAGCAGAACGTCGACGAGGCGATCGTCAAGGGCATGCCCTCGCTCAAGCACGTCGTCGTCGCCAAGCGCGTCGGCGATCCGGTCGAGATGATCGCCGGTCGCGACGTGTGGTGGGATGACGCGGTGCGCGACCAGCCCGCGACGTGCGAACCCGAGCCGATGAACGCCGAGGACTTGCTCTACCTGCTGTACACGTCCGGCACGACGGCGAAGCCGAAGGGCATCAAGCACACGACGGCGGGCTACCTGACGGGCGTGACCGCCACGCACAAGCTGGTCTTCGATCTCAAGGAAGACACCGACGTCTACTGGTGCGCGGCCGACATCGGCTGGGTGACCGGCCACTCGTACATCGTCTACGGTCCGCTCTGCAACGGCGCGACCAGCGTCATCTACGAAGGCACGCCGGACTACCCCGAGCGGGACCGCCTCTGGGAGATCGTCGAGCGCTACAAGGTCTCGATCCTCTACACGGCGCCGACGGCGATTCGCACCTTCATGAAGTGGGGCACCGAGTTTCCCGCCAAGCACGACATGCGCTCGCTGCGCGTGCTGGGCAGCGTCGGCGAACCGATCAACCCCGAAGCGTGGATCTGGTACTACGAGCACATCGGCGGCGGCCGCTGCCCGGTGGTCGACACCTGGTGGCAGACAGAAACCGGCGCCATCATGATCACGCCGCTGCCGGGGATCACGACGCTCAAGCCGGGTTCGGCGACCAAACCGTTCCCGGGCGTGCAAGCCGACATCGTCGACGAGAAGGGCAACTCGGTCCCGCTCGGCGGGGGCGGCTACATCGTGCTGCGCCGGCCGTGGCCCTCGATGCTGCGCGGCATCTACGGCGACGACGACCGCTACGTGCAGACGTATTGGTCGAAGTTCCCGCACATGTACCTGGCCGGCGACGGCTGCAAGCGCGACGAGGACGGCGACTACTGGTTCATGGGCCGCATCGACGACGTCATGAACGTCAGCGGTCACCGCATCTCGACGACCGAGGTCGAGTCGGCGCTGGTCGACCATCCCGCCGTCGCGGAAGCCGCGGTCACCGGCAAGAACGACGAGATCACCGGTCAGGCAATCTGCGCGTTCGTCACCCTCAAGAGCCACGCGTCCGGCTCGACCGAGCTGGCCGACGCGCTGCGCGACCACGTCGCCGAGAAGCTCGGCAAGTTCTGCCGGCCCAAGTACCTCACGTTCACGCAAGAGCTGCCCAAGACGCGCTCGGGGAAGATCATGCGGCGGTTGCTGCGCGACATCTCGGAAGGCCGCATGCTCGGCGATACGACGACGCTCGCCGATTCGAGCGTCGTCGCCGAGCTCCAAAAGCGCGCCAAGGAAAGCCCGACCGAGGACTAG